The Myotis daubentonii chromosome 19, mMyoDau2.1, whole genome shotgun sequence genome window below encodes:
- the ARVCF gene encoding splicing regulator ARVCF isoform X3 — protein MPAELRQEQSPGSQVSLATMPEAPEVLEETVTVEEDPGTPTSHVSIVMSEDGTTRRTETKVTKMVKTVTTRTVRQVPMGPDGLPLLDGGPPLGHFGDGTLDRHFLLRGGGPAATLSRTYLSSGSSFPDSPEPRDIPSYGSLSRGLGVRPPRGGPLGPGPGDGCFTLPGRREAFTEGPEPVPPAGRSQPERFQAEPYGLEDDTRSLAADDGGGPELEADYGTATRRRPDCGRGLRTRAYEDVADDGGELMEERPPFPATAAPLAQPERGSLGSLDRMVRRSPSVDSARKEPRWRDPELPEVLAMLRHPVDPVKANAAAYLQHLCFENEGVKRRVRQLRGLPLLVALLDHPRAEVRRRACGALRNLSYGRDTDNKAAIRDCGGVPALVRLLRAARDNEVRELVTGRQCPWSALAGQWCPTGTLWNLSSYEPLKMVIIDHGLQTLTHEVIVPHSGWEREPNEDSKPRDAEWTTVFKNTSGCLRNVSSDGAEARRRLRECEGLVDALLHALQSAVGRKDTDNKSVENCVCIMRNLSYHVHKEVPGADRYQEAEPGPLGSTVGSQHRRRDDAGCFGGKKTKEDWFHQGRKDGDMDRNFDTLDLPKRTEAAKGFELLYQPEVVRLYLSLLTESRNFNTLEAAAGALQNLSAGNWMWATYIRATVRKERGLPVLVELLQSETDKVVRAVAIALRNLSLDRRNKDLIGSYAMAELVRNVRNAQAPARPGARLEEDTVVAVLNTIHEIVSDSLDNARSLLQARGVPALVALGASSQSVREAKAASHVLQTVWSYKELRGALQRDGWTKARFQSAAANAKGPKGALSPGGFDDSTLPLVDKSLDGEKPGSRDVIPMEALGPDGYSTMDQREWRARGSAPAGETSEKEPLKPDPSRKAPPPGPSRPAVRLVDAVGDAKPQPVDSWV, from the exons ATGCCGGCCGAACTCAGACAG gAGCAGAGCCCGGGCAGCCAGGTCTCACTGGCCACAATGCCGGAGGCGCCGGAGGTGCTGGAGGAGACTGTGACGGTGGAGGAGGACCCCggcacccccacctcccatgtGTCCATCGTCATGTCAGAAGATGGCACTACGCGGCGCACGGAGACCAAG GTCACCAAGATGGTCAAGACAGTGACTACACGAACCGTGCGCCAGGTGCCCATGGGCCCAGACGGCCTCCCCCTCCTGGATGGTGGCCCCCCGCTAGGACACTTCGGTGATGGCACCCTGGACCGGCACTTCCTGCTGCGTGGGGGTGGCCCAGCGGCCACACTCTCTCGGACCTACCTCAGCAGCGGGAGTAGCTTTCCTGACAGCCCCGAGCCCCGGGACATCCCCAGCTATGGCAGCCTGTCCCGGGGGCTGGGTGTGCGGCCCCCACGTGGTGGCCCTCTCGGCCCCGGCCCTGGTGATGGCTGCTTCACGCTGCCTGGCCGCCGTGAAGCCTTCACCGAGGGCCCAGAGCCTGTGCCGCCGGCCGGTCGCTCCCAGCCCGAGCGCTTCCAGGCAGAGCCATATGGCTTGGAAGACGACACACGCAGCCTGGCTGCCGATGACGGGGGTGGCCCGGAGCTGGAGGCTGACTATGGCACCGCCACGAGGAGGCGGCCTGATTGTGGGCGGGGCCTTCGCACTAG GGCCTATGAGGACGTGGCCGATGACGGCGGTGAGCTGATGGAGGAGAGGCCCCCATTCCCAGCCACAGCAGCACCCCTGGCCCAGCCAGAACGGGGCAGCCTGGGCAGCCTGGACCGGATGGTGCGGCGCTCGCCCTCTGTCGACAGCGCCCGTAAAGAGCCACGCTGGCGGGACCCTGAGCTGCCCGAGGTACTGGCCATGCTGCGGCACCCCGTGGACCCCGTGAAGGCCAACGCAGCTGCCTACCTGCAGCACCTGTGCTTTGAGAACGAGGGTGTCAAGCGGCGTGTGAGGCAGCTGCGGGGGCTGCCCCTGCTCGTGGCTCTGCTGGACCACCCAAGGGCAGAGGTGCGGCGCCGGGCCTGTGGGGCACTGCGCAACCTCTCCTACGGCCGAGACACTGACAACAAGGCCGCTATCCGGGACTGTGGCGGCGTGCCCGCCCTGGTGCGCCTGCTGCGGGCCGCCCGGGACAACGAGGTCCGAGAGCTCGTCACAG ggaggcagtgcCCATGGTCAGCACTGGCTGGTCAATGGTGCCCCACAGGCACACTCTGGAACCTGTCATCCTACGAGCCCCTGAAGATGGTCATCATTGACCATGGCCTACAGACACTGACCCACGAGGTCATTGTGCCCCATTCGGGCTGGGAGCGAGAGCCCAATGAGGACTCCAAGCCACGGGATGCCGAGTGGACGACTGTCTTCAAGAACACATCAGGCTgcttgag GAACGTGAGCTCAGATGGCGCAGAGGCCCGGCGGCGACTTCGGGAATGTGAAGGGCTGGTGGACGCGCTCCTGCATGCCCTTCAGTCAGCCGTGGGCAggaaggacacagacaacaag TCAGTGGAGAACTGCGTATGCATCATGCGGAACCTGTCGTACCACGTGCACAAGGAGGTGCCCGGGGCTGACAGGTACCAGGAGGCcgaacctgggcccctgggcagtACTGTGGGCTCCCAGCACCGGAGGCGGGATGATGCTGGCTGCTTTGGTGGCAAGAAGACCAAAG AGGACTGGTTCCATCAAG GGAGGAAGGATGGTGACATGGACCGAAACTTTGACACGTTGGACCTGCCCAAGAGAACGGAGGCCGCCAAAG GCTTTGAGTTGCTGTATCAGCCCGAGGTGGTGCGTCTCTACCTCTCACTCCTCACGGAGAGCCGGAACTTCAACACCCTGGAGGCCGCGGCTGGTGCCCTGCAGAACCTCAGTGCTGGCAACTGGATG TGGGCCACCTACATTCGCGCCACCGTGCGCAAGGAGCGGGGTCTGCCCGTGCTGGTGGAGCTGCTGCAGTCCGAGACCGACAAGGTGGTGCGCGCCGTCGCCATTGCCTTGCGGAACCTTTCGCTGGACCGACGCAACAAGGACCTCATCG GGAGCTACGCCATGGCCGAGCTGGTGCGGAACGTGCGCAATGCGCAGGCTCCAGCGCGACCCGGGGCCCGCTTGGAGGAGGACACTGTGGTGGCCGTGCTCAACACCATCCACGAGATCGTGTCCGACAGCCTGGACAATGCACGCTCGCTGCTGCAGGCCCGTGGCGTGCCAGCGCTGGTGGCCCTTGGCGCCTCCAG CCAATCGGTGCGAGAGGCGAAGGCTGCGTCCCACGTGCTGCAGACTGTGTGGAGCTACAAGGAGCTGCGTGGTGCCCTGCAGAGGGATGGCTGGACCAAGGCACGCTTCCAG TCAGCTGCTGCTAATGCCAAGGGGCCCAAGGGAGCACTGAGTCCCGGAGGGTTCGATGACAGCACACTGCCGCTGGTGGACAAGAGCCTGG ATGGTGAGAAGCCAGGCAGCCGGGATGTGATCCCCATGGAGGCCCTTGGCCCAG ATGGGTACTCCACGATGGACCAGAGAGAGTGGAGGGCTCGAGGCAGTGCCCCGGCAGGGGAGACCTCTGAGAAGGAACCGTTGAAA cctgaccccagcaggAAGGCTCCTCCTCCGGGGCCCAGCAGGCCCGCGGTCAGGCTGGTGGACGCTGTGGGGGACGCCAAGCCTCAGCCCGTTGACTCCTGGGTCTAG
- the ARVCF gene encoding splicing regulator ARVCF isoform X1, whose translation MEDCNVHSAASILASVKEQEARFERLTRALEQERRHVALQLERAQQPGVGSGGVGSGQPLPMAWQQLVLQEQSPGSQVSLATMPEAPEVLEETVTVEEDPGTPTSHVSIVMSEDGTTRRTETKVTKMVKTVTTRTVRQVPMGPDGLPLLDGGPPLGHFGDGTLDRHFLLRGGGPAATLSRTYLSSGSSFPDSPEPRDIPSYGSLSRGLGVRPPRGGPLGPGPGDGCFTLPGRREAFTEGPEPVPPAGRSQPERFQAEPYGLEDDTRSLAADDGGGPELEADYGTATRRRPDCGRGLRTRAYEDVADDGGELMEERPPFPATAAPLAQPERGSLGSLDRMVRRSPSVDSARKEPRWRDPELPEVLAMLRHPVDPVKANAAAYLQHLCFENEGVKRRVRQLRGLPLLVALLDHPRAEVRRRACGALRNLSYGRDTDNKAAIRDCGGVPALVRLLRAARDNEVRELVTGTLWNLSSYEPLKMVIIDHGLQTLTHEVIVPHSGWEREPNEDSKPRDAEWTTVFKNTSGCLRNVSSDGAEARRRLRECEGLVDALLHALQSAVGRKDTDNKSVENCVCIMRNLSYHVHKEVPGADRYQEAEPGPLGSTVGSQHRRRDDAGCFGGKKTKEDWFHQGRKDGDMDRNFDTLDLPKRTEAAKGFELLYQPEVVRLYLSLLTESRNFNTLEAAAGALQNLSAGNWMWATYIRATVRKERGLPVLVELLQSETDKVVRAVAIALRNLSLDRRNKDLIGSYAMAELVRNVRNAQAPARPGARLEEDTVVAVLNTIHEIVSDSLDNARSLLQARGVPALVALGASSQSVREAKAASHVLQTVWSYKELRGALQRDGWTKARFQSAAANAKGPKGALSPGGFDDSTLPLVDKSLDGEKPGSRDVIPMEALGPDGYSTMDQREWRARGSAPAGETSEKEPLKPDPSRKAPPPGPSRPAVRLVDAVGDAKPQPVDSWV comes from the exons ATGGAGGACTGCAACGTGCACTCGGCTGCCAGCATCCTGGCCTCGGTGAAGGAGCAGGAGGCTCGCTTTGAGCGGCTGACACGGGCACTAGAGCAGGAACGGCGCCATGTTGCCTTGCAGCTGGAGCGTGCCCAGCAGCCTGGTGTGGGCAGTGGTGGCGTGGGCAGTGGGCAACCCCTGCCGATGGCCTGGCAACAGCTGGTCTTGCAG gAGCAGAGCCCGGGCAGCCAGGTCTCACTGGCCACAATGCCGGAGGCGCCGGAGGTGCTGGAGGAGACTGTGACGGTGGAGGAGGACCCCggcacccccacctcccatgtGTCCATCGTCATGTCAGAAGATGGCACTACGCGGCGCACGGAGACCAAG GTCACCAAGATGGTCAAGACAGTGACTACACGAACCGTGCGCCAGGTGCCCATGGGCCCAGACGGCCTCCCCCTCCTGGATGGTGGCCCCCCGCTAGGACACTTCGGTGATGGCACCCTGGACCGGCACTTCCTGCTGCGTGGGGGTGGCCCAGCGGCCACACTCTCTCGGACCTACCTCAGCAGCGGGAGTAGCTTTCCTGACAGCCCCGAGCCCCGGGACATCCCCAGCTATGGCAGCCTGTCCCGGGGGCTGGGTGTGCGGCCCCCACGTGGTGGCCCTCTCGGCCCCGGCCCTGGTGATGGCTGCTTCACGCTGCCTGGCCGCCGTGAAGCCTTCACCGAGGGCCCAGAGCCTGTGCCGCCGGCCGGTCGCTCCCAGCCCGAGCGCTTCCAGGCAGAGCCATATGGCTTGGAAGACGACACACGCAGCCTGGCTGCCGATGACGGGGGTGGCCCGGAGCTGGAGGCTGACTATGGCACCGCCACGAGGAGGCGGCCTGATTGTGGGCGGGGCCTTCGCACTAG GGCCTATGAGGACGTGGCCGATGACGGCGGTGAGCTGATGGAGGAGAGGCCCCCATTCCCAGCCACAGCAGCACCCCTGGCCCAGCCAGAACGGGGCAGCCTGGGCAGCCTGGACCGGATGGTGCGGCGCTCGCCCTCTGTCGACAGCGCCCGTAAAGAGCCACGCTGGCGGGACCCTGAGCTGCCCGAGGTACTGGCCATGCTGCGGCACCCCGTGGACCCCGTGAAGGCCAACGCAGCTGCCTACCTGCAGCACCTGTGCTTTGAGAACGAGGGTGTCAAGCGGCGTGTGAGGCAGCTGCGGGGGCTGCCCCTGCTCGTGGCTCTGCTGGACCACCCAAGGGCAGAGGTGCGGCGCCGGGCCTGTGGGGCACTGCGCAACCTCTCCTACGGCCGAGACACTGACAACAAGGCCGCTATCCGGGACTGTGGCGGCGTGCCCGCCCTGGTGCGCCTGCTGCGGGCCGCCCGGGACAACGAGGTCCGAGAGCTCGTCACAG GCACACTCTGGAACCTGTCATCCTACGAGCCCCTGAAGATGGTCATCATTGACCATGGCCTACAGACACTGACCCACGAGGTCATTGTGCCCCATTCGGGCTGGGAGCGAGAGCCCAATGAGGACTCCAAGCCACGGGATGCCGAGTGGACGACTGTCTTCAAGAACACATCAGGCTgcttgag GAACGTGAGCTCAGATGGCGCAGAGGCCCGGCGGCGACTTCGGGAATGTGAAGGGCTGGTGGACGCGCTCCTGCATGCCCTTCAGTCAGCCGTGGGCAggaaggacacagacaacaag TCAGTGGAGAACTGCGTATGCATCATGCGGAACCTGTCGTACCACGTGCACAAGGAGGTGCCCGGGGCTGACAGGTACCAGGAGGCcgaacctgggcccctgggcagtACTGTGGGCTCCCAGCACCGGAGGCGGGATGATGCTGGCTGCTTTGGTGGCAAGAAGACCAAAG AGGACTGGTTCCATCAAG GGAGGAAGGATGGTGACATGGACCGAAACTTTGACACGTTGGACCTGCCCAAGAGAACGGAGGCCGCCAAAG GCTTTGAGTTGCTGTATCAGCCCGAGGTGGTGCGTCTCTACCTCTCACTCCTCACGGAGAGCCGGAACTTCAACACCCTGGAGGCCGCGGCTGGTGCCCTGCAGAACCTCAGTGCTGGCAACTGGATG TGGGCCACCTACATTCGCGCCACCGTGCGCAAGGAGCGGGGTCTGCCCGTGCTGGTGGAGCTGCTGCAGTCCGAGACCGACAAGGTGGTGCGCGCCGTCGCCATTGCCTTGCGGAACCTTTCGCTGGACCGACGCAACAAGGACCTCATCG GGAGCTACGCCATGGCCGAGCTGGTGCGGAACGTGCGCAATGCGCAGGCTCCAGCGCGACCCGGGGCCCGCTTGGAGGAGGACACTGTGGTGGCCGTGCTCAACACCATCCACGAGATCGTGTCCGACAGCCTGGACAATGCACGCTCGCTGCTGCAGGCCCGTGGCGTGCCAGCGCTGGTGGCCCTTGGCGCCTCCAG CCAATCGGTGCGAGAGGCGAAGGCTGCGTCCCACGTGCTGCAGACTGTGTGGAGCTACAAGGAGCTGCGTGGTGCCCTGCAGAGGGATGGCTGGACCAAGGCACGCTTCCAG TCAGCTGCTGCTAATGCCAAGGGGCCCAAGGGAGCACTGAGTCCCGGAGGGTTCGATGACAGCACACTGCCGCTGGTGGACAAGAGCCTGG ATGGTGAGAAGCCAGGCAGCCGGGATGTGATCCCCATGGAGGCCCTTGGCCCAG ATGGGTACTCCACGATGGACCAGAGAGAGTGGAGGGCTCGAGGCAGTGCCCCGGCAGGGGAGACCTCTGAGAAGGAACCGTTGAAA cctgaccccagcaggAAGGCTCCTCCTCCGGGGCCCAGCAGGCCCGCGGTCAGGCTGGTGGACGCTGTGGGGGACGCCAAGCCTCAGCCCGTTGACTCCTGGGTCTAG
- the ARVCF gene encoding splicing regulator ARVCF isoform X5 has translation MPEAPEVLEETVTVEEDPGTPTSHVSIVMSEDGTTRRTETKVTKMVKTVTTRTVRQVPMGPDGLPLLDGGPPLGHFGDGTLDRHFLLRGGGPAATLSRTYLSSGSSFPDSPEPRDIPSYGSLSRGLGVRPPRGGPLGPGPGDGCFTLPGRREAFTEGPEPVPPAGRSQPERFQAEPYGLEDDTRSLAADDGGGPELEADYGTATRRRPDCGRGLRTRAYEDVADDGGELMEERPPFPATAAPLAQPERGSLGSLDRMVRRSPSVDSARKEPRWRDPELPEVLAMLRHPVDPVKANAAAYLQHLCFENEGVKRRVRQLRGLPLLVALLDHPRAEVRRRACGALRNLSYGRDTDNKAAIRDCGGVPALVRLLRAARDNEVRELVTGRQCPWSALAGQWCPTGTLWNLSSYEPLKMVIIDHGLQTLTHEVIVPHSGWEREPNEDSKPRDAEWTTVFKNTSGCLRNVSSDGAEARRRLRECEGLVDALLHALQSAVGRKDTDNKSVENCVCIMRNLSYHVHKEVPGADRYQEAEPGPLGSTVGSQHRRRDDAGCFGGKKTKEDWFHQGRKDGDMDRNFDTLDLPKRTEAAKGFELLYQPEVVRLYLSLLTESRNFNTLEAAAGALQNLSAGNWMWATYIRATVRKERGLPVLVELLQSETDKVVRAVAIALRNLSLDRRNKDLIGSYAMAELVRNVRNAQAPARPGARLEEDTVVAVLNTIHEIVSDSLDNARSLLQARGVPALVALGASSQSVREAKAASHVLQTVWSYKELRGALQRDGWTKARFQSAAANAKGPKGALSPGGFDDSTLPLVDKSLDGEKPGSRDVIPMEALGPDGYSTMDQREWRARGSAPAGETSEKEPLKPDPSRKAPPPGPSRPAVRLVDAVGDAKPQPVDSWV, from the exons ATGCCGGAGGCGCCGGAGGTGCTGGAGGAGACTGTGACGGTGGAGGAGGACCCCggcacccccacctcccatgtGTCCATCGTCATGTCAGAAGATGGCACTACGCGGCGCACGGAGACCAAG GTCACCAAGATGGTCAAGACAGTGACTACACGAACCGTGCGCCAGGTGCCCATGGGCCCAGACGGCCTCCCCCTCCTGGATGGTGGCCCCCCGCTAGGACACTTCGGTGATGGCACCCTGGACCGGCACTTCCTGCTGCGTGGGGGTGGCCCAGCGGCCACACTCTCTCGGACCTACCTCAGCAGCGGGAGTAGCTTTCCTGACAGCCCCGAGCCCCGGGACATCCCCAGCTATGGCAGCCTGTCCCGGGGGCTGGGTGTGCGGCCCCCACGTGGTGGCCCTCTCGGCCCCGGCCCTGGTGATGGCTGCTTCACGCTGCCTGGCCGCCGTGAAGCCTTCACCGAGGGCCCAGAGCCTGTGCCGCCGGCCGGTCGCTCCCAGCCCGAGCGCTTCCAGGCAGAGCCATATGGCTTGGAAGACGACACACGCAGCCTGGCTGCCGATGACGGGGGTGGCCCGGAGCTGGAGGCTGACTATGGCACCGCCACGAGGAGGCGGCCTGATTGTGGGCGGGGCCTTCGCACTAG GGCCTATGAGGACGTGGCCGATGACGGCGGTGAGCTGATGGAGGAGAGGCCCCCATTCCCAGCCACAGCAGCACCCCTGGCCCAGCCAGAACGGGGCAGCCTGGGCAGCCTGGACCGGATGGTGCGGCGCTCGCCCTCTGTCGACAGCGCCCGTAAAGAGCCACGCTGGCGGGACCCTGAGCTGCCCGAGGTACTGGCCATGCTGCGGCACCCCGTGGACCCCGTGAAGGCCAACGCAGCTGCCTACCTGCAGCACCTGTGCTTTGAGAACGAGGGTGTCAAGCGGCGTGTGAGGCAGCTGCGGGGGCTGCCCCTGCTCGTGGCTCTGCTGGACCACCCAAGGGCAGAGGTGCGGCGCCGGGCCTGTGGGGCACTGCGCAACCTCTCCTACGGCCGAGACACTGACAACAAGGCCGCTATCCGGGACTGTGGCGGCGTGCCCGCCCTGGTGCGCCTGCTGCGGGCCGCCCGGGACAACGAGGTCCGAGAGCTCGTCACAG ggaggcagtgcCCATGGTCAGCACTGGCTGGTCAATGGTGCCCCACAGGCACACTCTGGAACCTGTCATCCTACGAGCCCCTGAAGATGGTCATCATTGACCATGGCCTACAGACACTGACCCACGAGGTCATTGTGCCCCATTCGGGCTGGGAGCGAGAGCCCAATGAGGACTCCAAGCCACGGGATGCCGAGTGGACGACTGTCTTCAAGAACACATCAGGCTgcttgag GAACGTGAGCTCAGATGGCGCAGAGGCCCGGCGGCGACTTCGGGAATGTGAAGGGCTGGTGGACGCGCTCCTGCATGCCCTTCAGTCAGCCGTGGGCAggaaggacacagacaacaag TCAGTGGAGAACTGCGTATGCATCATGCGGAACCTGTCGTACCACGTGCACAAGGAGGTGCCCGGGGCTGACAGGTACCAGGAGGCcgaacctgggcccctgggcagtACTGTGGGCTCCCAGCACCGGAGGCGGGATGATGCTGGCTGCTTTGGTGGCAAGAAGACCAAAG AGGACTGGTTCCATCAAG GGAGGAAGGATGGTGACATGGACCGAAACTTTGACACGTTGGACCTGCCCAAGAGAACGGAGGCCGCCAAAG GCTTTGAGTTGCTGTATCAGCCCGAGGTGGTGCGTCTCTACCTCTCACTCCTCACGGAGAGCCGGAACTTCAACACCCTGGAGGCCGCGGCTGGTGCCCTGCAGAACCTCAGTGCTGGCAACTGGATG TGGGCCACCTACATTCGCGCCACCGTGCGCAAGGAGCGGGGTCTGCCCGTGCTGGTGGAGCTGCTGCAGTCCGAGACCGACAAGGTGGTGCGCGCCGTCGCCATTGCCTTGCGGAACCTTTCGCTGGACCGACGCAACAAGGACCTCATCG GGAGCTACGCCATGGCCGAGCTGGTGCGGAACGTGCGCAATGCGCAGGCTCCAGCGCGACCCGGGGCCCGCTTGGAGGAGGACACTGTGGTGGCCGTGCTCAACACCATCCACGAGATCGTGTCCGACAGCCTGGACAATGCACGCTCGCTGCTGCAGGCCCGTGGCGTGCCAGCGCTGGTGGCCCTTGGCGCCTCCAG CCAATCGGTGCGAGAGGCGAAGGCTGCGTCCCACGTGCTGCAGACTGTGTGGAGCTACAAGGAGCTGCGTGGTGCCCTGCAGAGGGATGGCTGGACCAAGGCACGCTTCCAG TCAGCTGCTGCTAATGCCAAGGGGCCCAAGGGAGCACTGAGTCCCGGAGGGTTCGATGACAGCACACTGCCGCTGGTGGACAAGAGCCTGG ATGGTGAGAAGCCAGGCAGCCGGGATGTGATCCCCATGGAGGCCCTTGGCCCAG ATGGGTACTCCACGATGGACCAGAGAGAGTGGAGGGCTCGAGGCAGTGCCCCGGCAGGGGAGACCTCTGAGAAGGAACCGTTGAAA cctgaccccagcaggAAGGCTCCTCCTCCGGGGCCCAGCAGGCCCGCGGTCAGGCTGGTGGACGCTGTGGGGGACGCCAAGCCTCAGCCCGTTGACTCCTGGGTCTAG